The Papaver somniferum cultivar HN1 unplaced genomic scaffold, ASM357369v1 unplaced-scaffold_18, whole genome shotgun sequence genome includes a window with the following:
- the LOC113337974 gene encoding acyl-coenzyme A thioesterase 13-like, giving the protein MKKDEDDSDGWIKMAKDWIHNLAKGRSGIETQSLQHLHSIHAQRGLVRCNFIVPKSLSDREGNWHGGAIATLIDIIGAAAIVTVVGNVNVSVDFSISYFSTAKIGEEVEIEAKVLGRQGNLSSNMVVIRNKENGELIVAGKQWMSALWYFLWL; this is encoded by the exons ATGAAGAAAGATGAGGATGATTCAGATGGATGGATCAAGATGGCAAAGGACTGGATACATAATTTAGCTAAAGGTCGTAGTGGAATTGAAACCCAATCTCTTCAACATCTCCACTCAATCCATGCCCAAAGAGGCTTAGTTCGATGCAATTTCATAGTACCTAAAAGCTTATCT GATAGAGAAGGAAATTGGCATGGAGGAGCAATCGCAACCCTGATTGATATCATTGGTGCTGCTGCTATTGTCACCGTTGTTGGTAACGTCAACGTCTCTGTTGATTTCAGCATATCCTACTTCTCGACGGCTAAGATTGGT GAAGAAGTAGAGATTGAGGCTAAAGTGTTGGGACGCCaaggaaatctatcttcaaaCATGGTGGTGATTAGAAACAAAGAAAATGGTGAGTTAATTGTTGCAGGGAAACAATGGATGTCTGCATTGTGGTATTTTCTGTGGTTATAA
- the LOC113337975 gene encoding MDIS1-interacting receptor like kinase 2-like gives MAPTDQARVTNIGSNLFSVWNYDGKIVFEDIIEATEDFDTKYCIGAGGYGSVYKAELSTGQVVAVKKLHPSDEDSEILDLKSFESEIHALTEIRHRNIVKLFGFCSNLERRISFLVYEFLEKGSLKHVLSDREQAMEFDWIKRVRFIKGAANAFAYMHHDCIPAIVHRDISSNNILLDAEYDARVSDFCTARILKPDSSNWTSLAGTYGYVAPELAYTMKVTEKCDVYSFGVIILEVLMGRHPSEIITLLSQNLLSSSSSSNVGQNIKLRDILDQCIEAPTDDVVKKEILYLVKVGFSCLRSDPYTQPTMQEVSVELALSPSRVDFAKLFEIITLGDILLS, from the exons ATGGCGCCTACAGATCAAGCTAGAGTTACCAATATCGGAAGCAATTTATTTTCGGTATGGAACTATGATGGGAAGATAGTGTTcgaagacataatcgaagcaacgGAGGATTTTGATACCAAATACTGCATTGGAGCGGGAGGATATGGGAGCGTGTACAAAGCAGAGTTGTCAACTGGTCAAGTTGTTGCTGTGAAGAAACTTCACCCATCAGATGAAGATTCTGAGATACTTGATCTTAAGTCATTTGAAAGTGAAATTCATGCTTTAACAGAGATCCGACACCGAAACATTGTGAAACTTTTCGGTTTTTGTTCAAATCTTGAAAGGAGGATCTCATTTTTGGTTTATGAGTTCTTGGAGAAGGGAAGTTTGAAACATGTTTTGAGCGACAGGGAACAAGCAATGGAGTTTGACTGGATAAAGAGGGTAAGATTCATCAAGGGAGCAGCTAATGCATTTGCTTACATGCACCACGATTGCATTCCAGCAATAGTTCACAGGGATATATCtagcaacaatattttgttagACGCTGAATATGATGCTCGTGTTTCTGATTTTTGTACGGCGAGGATATTGAAGCCAGATTCATCCAATTGGACTTCACTTGCAGGAACATATGGGTATGTCGCTCCAG AGCTTGCATATACAATGAAGGTGACCGAAAAATGTGATGTTTATAGCTTTGGAGTGATCATATTAGAAGTACTAATGGGAAGGCATCCATCTGAAATCATCACATTACTCTCTCAAAATCTTCTCTCGTCTTCGTCTTCGAGTAATGTTGGACAAAACATAAAGTTGAGAGACATCTTGGATCAATGCATTGAAGCACCAACGGATGACGTTGTTAAGAAAGAAATACTGTACCTTGTGAAGGTTGGATTTTCATGCTTACGTAGTGACCCATACACTCAGCCAACTATGCAAGAAGTATCAGTAGAGCTAGCATTGTCGCCTAGCAGGGTAGATTTTGCAAAGCTTTTTGAAATTATTACACTAGGAGACATACTACTATCATAA
- the LOC113337976 gene encoding MDIS1-interacting receptor like kinase 2-like has protein sequence MLYGEISKEWGNCQNLTALYLSGNGITGRIPSELGKLKILRELDLRSNYLVGEIPNELFNLSSLIRLEVRNNILTGGLSSEVGMLINLQHLDLSTNNFTGPIPEQLGDCSSLLSLNLSRNSFNESIPFQVGSLDSLQIMLDLSRNELTGEIPPALSKLKKLEILNLSHNKLSGSIPSSFDQMLSLTTVDVSYNELSGPVPNIKAFQDAPFDALKNNIGLCGNISRGLEPCCGWKKRGQA, from the coding sequence ATGTTGTATGGTGAAATCTCAAAAGAATGGGGGAATTGTCAAAATCTGACAGCCTTATATCTCTCGGGGAACGGTATTACCGGTAGAATACCTTCTGAACTCGGCAAGTTGAAGATTTTACGTGAACTCGATCTTAGATCGAATTATTTAGTAGGGGAAATTCCGAATGAGTTGTTCAATTTGTCTTCGTTAATCAGATTAGAAGTGAGAAACAACATACTTACTGGTGGGTTGTCTTCCGAAGTTGGAATGTTAATTAACCTGCAACATCTCGATTTATCCACCAATAACTTTACCGGACCGATACCCGAACAGCTTGGAGATTGTTCAAGCTTACTATCTTTGAATTTGAGTAGAAACAGTTTTAACGAAAGCATTCCTTTTCAAGTTGGAAGCTTGGATTCACTACAAATCATGCTGGACCTTAGTCGAAATGAGCTAACCGGAGAGATACCGCCAGCTCTCAGTAAACTAAAGAAACTCGAAATCTTAAATTTATCCCACAACAAGCTTTCCGGTTCAATTCCTTCTTCATTTGATCAAATGCTCAGCTTGACTACTGTAGATGTTTCTTACAATGAATTAAGTGGTCCTGTTCCAAACATCAAGGCCTTCCAGGATGCTCCCTTTGATGCATTGAAAAACAATATAGGCTTGTGCGGCAATATCTCCAGAGGTTTGGAACCATGTTGCGGTTGGAAGAAAAGAGGCCAAGCATAA